The following coding sequences lie in one Rutidosis leptorrhynchoides isolate AG116_Rl617_1_P2 chromosome 6, CSIRO_AGI_Rlap_v1, whole genome shotgun sequence genomic window:
- the LOC139855880 gene encoding ankyrin repeat-containing protein At5g02620-like, which yields METPQQTGLPPATTTPRKKMTKQVTGKRDDTPLHTASRVGNINAIINILGECYDEEELVSLLSKQNYAGETPLYVAAEYGYLDLVRLLIDQCDIATASIKANNGFDALHIAAKQGDLDILKVLLEVHPELSMTVDISNTTALHTAAMQGNIDVMKYLLEIESSLASIARSNGKTALHSASRNGHVQVVKALLEKAPGISARTDKKGQTALHMAAKCQNHEVVEELIKADSSLINMVDAKGNTALHIASRKGRVQIVKMLLAQRETNTKIVNRSNETAFDTAHKMGHPHIGCILQEHGVPSARVIKPSTTPARELKQTVSDIKHEVHHQLEHTRQTRKRVQGIAKHLNKMHAEGLNNAINSTTVVAVLIATVAFAAIFTVPGQYADDPNNIPTGFMLGEANVAPQPLFIVFFVFDSVALFISLAVVVVQTSVVVIESKAKKQMMAIINKLMWLACVLISVAFLALAFIVVGDHEKWLAICVSVIGTLIMVTTLGLMCYWVIMHHIESKNMRRLRRSRSRSKSWSMSIVSETDAVINTEFKKMYAI from the exons ATGGAGACACCACAACAAACAGGTCTCCCACCGGCCACTACCACTCCCCGGAAAAAGATGACGAAACAAGTGACGGGAAAACGCGACGATACCCCTTTGCATACAGCATCCAGGGTTGGAAACATTAACGCGATAATCAATATTTTAGGTGAATGTTATGATGAGGAAGAATTGGTTTCTTTGCTATCAAAACAGAATTATGCAGGCGAAACACCACTTTATGTGGCAGCCGAATATGGTTATCTTGATTTAGTCAGACTTTTGATTGATCAGTGTGATATTGCAACTGCTAGCATCAAAGCCAATAACGGTTTTGATGCTCTTCATATTGCTGCTAAACAAGGAGACTTAG atatattaaaagtgttactggAGGTTCATCCGGAGTTATCAATGACGGTGGATATATCAAACACGACAGCATTGCACACAGCGGCGATGCAAGGAAACATTGATGTGATGAAGTATCTATTGGAGATAGAGAGTAGTTTGGCATCAATAGCAAGAAGTAACGGGAAAACAGCGTTGCATTCGGCTTCAAGGAACGGGCATGTACAAGTGGTGAAGGCTCTTTTGGAGAAGGCACCGGGGATTTCAGCACGGACTGATAAGAAAGGGCAAACGGCCCTTCACATGGCGGCAAAATGTCAGAACCATGAGGTCGTTGAGGAGTTGATTAAGGCGGATTCTTCACTTATTAATATGGTGGACGCTAAAGGGAATACGGCTTTGCATATCGCATCACGAAAAGGGCGTGTTCag ATTGTTAAGATGCTACTAGCTCAACGAGAAACCAACACGAAAATTGTGAATAGATCGAATGAAACTGCCTTCGATACGGCACATAAAATGGGGCATCCTCACATTGGATGCATCTTACAAGAACACGGGGTCCCAAGTGCTCGTGTCATAAAACCTTCAACAACTCCAGCCCGAGAGCTAAAGCAAACTGTTAGCGACATAAAGCATGAGGTCCACCACCAATTAGAACACACTCGCCAAACCCGAAAAAGGGTCCAAGGCATTGcaaaacacctcaacaaaatgcatGCCGAGGGACTCAACAACGCGATAAACTCCACAACAGTGGTTGCAGTCTTAATTGCTACAGTCGCCTTCGCCGCTATATTTACAGTCCCGGGTCAATATGCAGATGACCCGAATAATATCCCAACCGGGTTTATGCTAGGTGAAGCAAACGTGGCCCCACAACCCTTGTTTATAGTGTTTTTTGTTTTCGACTCGGTGGCTCTGTTTATTTCATTAGCCGTGGTTGTGGTTCAAACTTCAGTGGTGGTTATTGAAAGCAAAGCTAAGAAACAAATGATGGCTATAATCAACAAGCTAATGTGGTTAGCTTGTGTGCTTATATCGGTTGCGTTTTTGGCACTTGCGTTTATTGTGGTTGGGGATCATGAGAAATGGCTAGCGATTTGTGTGAGCGTTATAGGGACATTGATCATGGTTACGACTTTAGGTTTAATGTGTTATTGGGTGATCATGCATCATATTGAAAGTAAGAATATGAGAAGATTGAGAAGGTCGAGATCGAGGTCGAAGTCATGGTCAATGTCTATAGTTTCGGAAACGGATGCTGTGATTAATACCGAGTTTAAAAAAATGTATGCAATTTGA